In the Candidatus Baltobacteraceae bacterium genome, one interval contains:
- a CDS encoding diguanylate cyclase, translating to MMSYVPDILGFFAAALVLATFLMRAPVRLRQFAIASNAMFIVYGVWTKAWPIAALFAILFALNIWRLRELKLLTQKVQSALSNDLSVDWLRPFMTPRKFVAGEFIFRKSDPQTDVLYIVSGTVRLPEIEVTVSAGELLGEMAIFSPTMERSLSAVCVTDVESLHMPTDAVLKLYYQNPEFGLYLVRLITRRLLQDTHLLGSMINERTTQLEKLKALTDVDEATGVANRRAFEARLHMEWSRAIRSPSPLSLVVAQIEDRYNRRWTDEMLTQVAIALGSCASRASDLLARHDKEFVAILPNTTPDGAKAIADEMDATIAALDVPSASIWAGDLRVRHGVATRQPSKEIAPETLLQEAYREFHGTQPPSAPKGTDLLSKIAQAAFPREEPLIGG from the coding sequence ATGATGTCATACGTTCCGGACATCCTTGGTTTCTTCGCCGCCGCACTTGTGCTGGCGACGTTCTTAATGCGCGCGCCGGTCCGTCTGCGTCAGTTTGCGATCGCGAGCAACGCGATGTTCATCGTCTACGGCGTGTGGACGAAAGCCTGGCCGATCGCGGCGCTCTTTGCAATCTTGTTCGCGCTCAACATTTGGCGCCTGCGCGAGCTCAAGCTGCTCACGCAAAAGGTGCAATCCGCGCTCAGCAACGACCTTTCGGTCGATTGGCTTCGGCCGTTCATGACGCCGCGAAAGTTTGTGGCCGGCGAGTTCATTTTCCGCAAGAGCGATCCGCAAACCGACGTTCTCTACATTGTAAGCGGAACGGTGCGGCTTCCGGAGATCGAGGTTACGGTCAGCGCCGGCGAGCTGCTGGGCGAGATGGCGATCTTCTCACCGACCATGGAGCGTAGCCTCTCCGCGGTGTGCGTCACCGACGTCGAGAGCCTCCACATGCCGACCGACGCGGTTCTCAAGCTCTACTACCAGAATCCGGAATTTGGCCTCTATCTCGTACGCTTGATTACGCGACGGCTTCTGCAAGACACGCATCTGCTCGGCAGCATGATCAACGAGCGTACGACTCAACTGGAGAAGCTCAAAGCACTTACCGACGTCGACGAAGCGACCGGTGTTGCGAATCGCCGCGCGTTCGAAGCCCGCTTGCACATGGAGTGGTCGCGCGCGATCCGCTCGCCGTCGCCCCTTTCGCTGGTCGTTGCGCAAATCGAGGATCGCTACAATCGCCGCTGGACCGACGAGATGCTCACGCAGGTCGCAATCGCCCTCGGATCCTGCGCGTCGCGTGCTTCCGATCTTTTGGCGCGGCATGACAAAGAATTCGTCGCGATCCTTCCCAACACGACGCCGGACGGCGCCAAGGCGATCGCCGACGAGATGGATGCCACGATTGCGGCGCTCGACGTTCCCTCGGCGAGCATATGGGCCGGCGATCTGCGCGTGCGGCACGGCGTCGCAACACGTCAGCCGAGCAAAGAGATCGCTCCCGAAACGCTGTTGCAAGAAGCCTATCGCGAATTTCACGGGACGCAACCGCCGAGCGCGCCCAAGGGGACCGATCTGCTGAGCAAGATTGCGCAAGCCGCGTTCCCGCGTGAAGAACCACTGATCGGCGGCTGA
- a CDS encoding metal-sulfur cluster assembly factor, which translates to MPTPEQVRESLAEVMDPELGIPILDLGLVYGIDCEGQQQENVTVTMTLTSPMCPVGPMFKQAVLSKVESVEGVQSAKVDITFDPPWDPREMASDDVKLQLGIW; encoded by the coding sequence ATGCCCACACCAGAGCAAGTCCGTGAATCACTGGCGGAAGTTATGGACCCGGAGCTCGGGATCCCGATCCTGGACCTAGGTCTCGTCTATGGAATCGACTGCGAAGGACAGCAGCAAGAAAACGTCACGGTCACGATGACGTTGACGTCGCCGATGTGCCCCGTCGGCCCGATGTTCAAGCAAGCGGTCCTCTCCAAGGTCGAGTCCGTCGAGGGCGTGCAGAGCGCCAAAGTGGACATAACGTTCGACCCGCCGTGGGATCCGCGCGAGATGGCGAGCGACGACGTTAAGCTTCAGCTGGGCATCTGGTAG